In Cellvibrio polysaccharolyticus, a genomic segment contains:
- a CDS encoding sulfite reductase subunit alpha, which produces MSRYLLVAFILLVYAVFCYLCWWRFQRRQARLLSAYNTASGTDVWLVAYASQGGNAQTIAEQTAQQLQQAGKAIQLIPLNHVTPSQLQHCAGALLVVSTYGEGEAPDNGNRFISRLDNLSFSSLQYAVLALGDSSYRHFCAFGHAVHVALHQQGATALGDLIEVDQRDASALRHWQYHLGQLTGQHNFEDWLPVEYQPWTLAHRQCLNPGSPGLPAFRVQLVPGNAQWLNWQAGDIVEIGPGNSRERLNKFFALSGIDSVHLRSCEALLQRKRLPVSTDEIAGLPAENSIEWIEALPDLPHREYSIASLPQEGHLDLLVRQTRDEQGELGLGSGWLTAHAQLDDQILLRVRSNPRFHPPADGVPLILIGNGTGIAGLRAHLRWRATQGQQQNWLLFGERTRAADFFFGEDIQQWQQSGFIAHLDVAFSRDADSPARYVQDLVRQHAERLRDWVENQQAAIYICGSLQGMAQGVETELEMILGKEALELLAENGRYCRDVY; this is translated from the coding sequence ATGTCGCGTTATCTTCTCGTCGCTTTTATTCTGCTGGTTTATGCGGTGTTTTGTTACCTCTGCTGGTGGCGTTTTCAACGCCGGCAGGCCAGGTTGTTATCGGCTTATAACACCGCATCCGGTACGGACGTTTGGCTGGTGGCTTATGCCAGCCAGGGCGGCAATGCGCAGACCATTGCCGAACAAACGGCTCAACAATTGCAGCAAGCCGGTAAAGCTATTCAGCTGATTCCACTTAACCATGTCACGCCCTCGCAATTACAACATTGCGCCGGTGCCTTGCTGGTGGTGAGCACCTACGGTGAAGGCGAAGCGCCGGATAACGGTAATCGCTTTATCTCCCGCCTCGATAATCTTTCTTTCTCTTCATTGCAATATGCGGTGCTGGCATTGGGTGACAGCAGTTACCGCCATTTTTGTGCTTTCGGGCATGCCGTGCATGTGGCGCTGCATCAACAGGGCGCTACTGCGCTGGGTGATTTGATTGAGGTTGACCAGCGTGATGCCAGCGCTTTACGCCATTGGCAATATCACCTCGGACAATTAACCGGCCAGCACAATTTTGAAGATTGGTTGCCGGTTGAGTATCAACCCTGGACCCTGGCGCATCGCCAATGCCTTAATCCGGGCAGCCCGGGTTTACCGGCTTTTCGTGTGCAACTGGTGCCTGGCAATGCGCAATGGCTGAACTGGCAGGCCGGCGATATTGTTGAAATCGGCCCGGGCAATAGCCGCGAGCGGCTGAACAAATTTTTCGCGTTATCCGGTATTGATTCTGTTCACCTGCGCTCGTGCGAAGCTTTACTGCAACGCAAACGCTTGCCTGTGAGCACCGATGAAATCGCCGGATTACCGGCGGAAAACTCTATTGAGTGGATCGAAGCACTACCGGATTTGCCGCACCGTGAATATTCCATTGCCTCGCTGCCGCAAGAAGGACATCTTGATTTGCTGGTGCGCCAGACTCGTGATGAGCAGGGCGAGTTGGGGTTGGGTTCCGGCTGGCTTACCGCACACGCACAGCTGGATGACCAGATTTTATTGCGGGTGCGCAGCAATCCGCGCTTCCATCCACCGGCCGATGGTGTGCCATTAATTCTTATTGGTAATGGCACCGGTATCGCCGGTTTACGCGCACATTTGCGCTGGCGTGCTACACAAGGCCAGCAGCAAAACTGGCTGTTGTTTGGCGAGCGCACTCGCGCCGCGGATTTTTTCTTCGGCGAGGATATTCAGCAGTGGCAGCAGTCCGGTTTTATTGCGCATCTTGATGTGGCTTTCTCGCGCGATGCGGATAGCCCGGCGCGTTATGTACAGGATCTGGTTCGCCAGCACGCAGAACGCCTTCGCGACTGGGTAGAAAATCAGCAAGCCGCCATTTATATCTGCGGCAGTTTGCAAGGCATGGCACAGGGTGTTGAAACCGAGCTGGAAATGATCCTGGGTAAAGAAGCACTGGAGCTGCTTGCAGAGAATGGTCGTTATTGTCGGGATGTTTATTGA
- a CDS encoding DUF4198 domain-containing protein encodes MKHFMKMATVVAVSLALPLAAQAHRAWIVPAATVLSGDDPWVTFDAAISNDIFHADHAAMRLEGIKVTGPDGKAVELQNGATGKYRSTFDLNLSQRGTYKVFSASGGLNARWETEEGERRFWPPRGQTPDAAAFAKEVPAKAKNLEVSQSSRRMETFVTAGSPSETVLKPTNSGLELVPVTHPNDLFAGEKAEFGLIIDGKPAVGAKVTVIPGGMRYRNGQDAIEVETDKDGKFAITWPAAGLYWLSASYRDNQAKAPATSRSGSYVATFEVLPE; translated from the coding sequence ATGAAGCATTTTATGAAAATGGCCACTGTTGTTGCCGTCTCTCTGGCGCTGCCGCTGGCCGCGCAAGCGCACCGCGCCTGGATTGTGCCAGCCGCTACCGTCTTGTCCGGTGATGATCCGTGGGTAACTTTTGATGCCGCTATCTCCAACGATATTTTTCACGCTGACCATGCTGCCATGCGCCTGGAAGGTATTAAAGTTACCGGTCCGGATGGCAAAGCGGTTGAATTGCAAAATGGCGCTACCGGCAAATACCGCAGCACATTTGATTTGAATTTGTCACAGCGTGGCACTTACAAAGTGTTCAGTGCCAGTGGCGGTTTGAATGCCCGTTGGGAAACTGAAGAGGGCGAGCGTCGTTTTTGGCCGCCACGCGGTCAAACCCCGGATGCCGCCGCCTTCGCTAAAGAAGTACCGGCCAAAGCCAAAAACCTCGAAGTGTCCCAATCTTCACGCCGTATGGAAACGTTCGTAACGGCGGGCTCTCCCAGCGAAACCGTATTGAAACCTACCAACAGCGGTTTGGAACTGGTGCCGGTCACTCACCCGAATGACCTGTTCGCTGGCGAAAAAGCCGAGTTCGGTTTGATCATTGATGGCAAGCCGGCAGTGGGTGCCAAAGTGACGGTAATTCCTGGTGGTATGCGCTACCGCAACGGTCAGGACGCCATTGAAGTAGAAACGGACAAAGACGGTAAGTTTGCAATTACCTGGCCGGCAGCCGGTCTTTACTGGTTGAGCGCTTCTTACCGCGACAACCAGGCAAAAGCACCTGCGACCTCACGTTCAGGCAGCTACGTTGCTACTTTTGAAGTATTGCCGGAATAA
- a CDS encoding DUF2271 domain-containing protein codes for MANRWIVLLLGLIATPLMAKDLQVMLEIPRLNVAEYHRPYVAIWIEKEGGGVATNLAVWYDVKMRENKGMEWLKDMRLWWRRTGRELEFPVDGVSGATRAPGLHTITFSQGKAPLGNLPDGEYKLMVEASREVGGREVVQIPFHWPPKKNETLEAKGESELGKIGVKLSQ; via the coding sequence ATGGCAAATCGTTGGATAGTGCTGTTACTGGGGCTGATAGCTACCCCGCTGATGGCGAAAGACCTGCAGGTCATGCTTGAAATTCCCCGCTTGAATGTTGCCGAATACCATCGGCCTTACGTGGCTATCTGGATTGAAAAAGAAGGTGGCGGTGTGGCTACCAACCTGGCGGTCTGGTACGACGTAAAAATGCGCGAAAACAAGGGCATGGAGTGGTTGAAAGACATGCGTTTATGGTGGCGTCGCACCGGCCGCGAATTGGAATTTCCGGTCGATGGCGTTTCCGGTGCTACCCGTGCGCCAGGTTTGCACACCATCACTTTCAGCCAGGGCAAAGCTCCGCTGGGCAACTTGCCCGATGGTGAGTACAAGCTGATGGTTGAAGCCTCCCGTGAAGTGGGCGGCCGTGAAGTGGTGCAAATTCCTTTCCATTGGCCACCAAAGAAAAATGAAACACTCGAAGCCAAAGGCGAAAGCGAGCTGGGCAAAATCGGTGTGAAATTATCGCAGTAA
- a CDS encoding PepSY-associated TM helix domain-containing protein → MKGFLLKGRAGLLGTVRQWHWISSAMCLVGMLMFAITGITLNHAADIPVEPVVITKEAILPEAMLEQLELPDDDRAPLPPFLRDWLSDTLDTRIANQAAEWSDDEIYLSLPRPGGDAWLTIDLLGGEVQFEKTDRGWVSYFNDLHKGRHTGVVWFWFIDVFSVACVIFSITGLVLLARHAGSRPSTWPLVGAGLVLPLVLILLFIH, encoded by the coding sequence ATGAAAGGTTTTCTACTCAAGGGGCGAGCAGGGCTCCTCGGTACCGTCCGCCAGTGGCACTGGATCAGCTCGGCCATGTGTCTGGTGGGTATGCTGATGTTCGCCATTACCGGTATTACCCTGAACCATGCTGCCGACATCCCTGTAGAGCCGGTCGTCATCACCAAAGAAGCCATCTTGCCCGAAGCCATGCTGGAGCAGCTTGAACTGCCGGATGACGATCGGGCGCCTTTGCCACCTTTTTTACGCGACTGGTTGAGCGATACCCTCGATACCCGTATTGCCAATCAGGCGGCGGAATGGAGTGACGATGAAATTTATCTGTCGTTGCCACGCCCCGGCGGCGACGCCTGGTTAACCATTGATTTGCTGGGCGGCGAAGTGCAGTTTGAAAAAACCGATCGCGGCTGGGTTTCCTATTTCAATGATCTGCACAAAGGCCGGCACACCGGTGTGGTGTGGTTCTGGTTTATTGATGTGTTTTCGGTGGCTTGTGTGATTTTTTCCATCACCGGGCTGGTGCTGCTGGCGCGGCATGCGGGTAGCCGTCCTTCCACCTGGCCGCTGGTCGGGGCAGGGCTGGTACTGCCACTGGTATTGATTTTACTGTTTATTCACTAG
- a CDS encoding DUF924 family protein yields the protein MIARYQTVLDFWFNTLTPAQWFAKSTQLDEQIREQFSALLQQASACELWQWRNEPRGRLAEIIVLDQFSRNIFRDTPRAFQQDSLGLALAQEAVALGADQTLTAVERSFLYMPYMHSESPSIHERAVELFNQPGLENNLDFEYKHKAIIDRFGRYPHRNAILDRTSSAEEIEFLKQPGSGF from the coding sequence ATGATCGCCCGCTACCAAACAGTCCTCGATTTCTGGTTTAACACACTTACCCCCGCACAATGGTTTGCCAAGAGCACACAACTCGATGAACAGATTCGCGAACAGTTTTCCGCCCTGCTGCAACAAGCCAGCGCCTGCGAATTGTGGCAATGGCGCAACGAGCCTCGCGGACGTCTCGCTGAAATCATCGTGCTTGACCAGTTTTCGCGAAATATTTTTCGGGATACGCCCCGCGCCTTTCAACAGGACTCACTGGGTCTGGCACTTGCCCAGGAAGCGGTCGCACTGGGTGCCGACCAAACATTAACCGCGGTTGAACGCAGCTTTTTATATATGCCTTACATGCACAGCGAATCGCCGTCTATCCATGAGCGTGCTGTTGAGTTGTTCAATCAACCGGGGCTGGAAAACAATCTGGATTTTGAATACAAACACAAAGCCATTATTGATCGCTTTGGCCGCTACCCGCACCGCAATGCCATTCTGGACAGAACATCATCTGCTGAAGAAATTGAGTTTTTAAAACAACCGGGTTCAGGTTTCTAA
- a CDS encoding TonB-dependent receptor domain-containing protein has product MKTSCTTMRSRLAVAVRFASLSLLAPAMIAGTAHAQSTELNKVVVSAAGYEQKVTDAPASISVVTTEELAKKPYTTLLDAVRDLEGVDIGETRDKTGQGTISMRGMGSDYTLILVDGKRQNNHGDIYPNNFGGNQFGHMPPLDAIERIEVIRGPASTLYGADAMGGVINIITKKVSDKWQGSVTHSRTFQTDDRFGEDITTDFNVMGPLIPGKLGLTVRGSTYNRLASNPTFADVVYPNGETRTRSLGFGSGGKTVENENEVLGARLSWTPTENQSIAFDVETSKQQYDNEPRINDDGEYEYPVGTVDNLTSIWRTGNFCSGGVGANQNACRNNGGTWTRRADPRAGYTGVQEFTRDTWSLTHEGTWDIGNSFVSLSHVETNNDGRTLPFTVAERRHLLEMIDGTGAYAGMEEADRRKLADSTFLPRPKRDLESSQYTLDAKLDMPFELAGQQHITVVGAQVIRGELKDGVFGMESGTPGAVQDHNMYSLFAEDTWYVISPFAITGGLRYDDHEVFGDHLSPRLYGVYTLNDNWTFKGGVSTGFKTPKTTQLYDGVVGFGGQGASPMYGNPDLKPETSTSTELAVYWQTDAGHNFNATVFHNEFDDKIASQPCGPATNITCASTGQYAELGYSTSNKTVNIDKVVIQGLELAGRWQIADKLAFRANYTFTDSEQKSGVNKGRPLGKTAKHMANVTLDWDASDKLNVFLTTELRSKRYNAFNTDQQREIFYKDYEVVHLGASFKASEFVTFNARVNNLFDRDFATYDYYFVDCETGAACLDGQQPTFVDHYNNVDKARNFWVSVNVRF; this is encoded by the coding sequence ATGAAAACTTCCTGCACCACCATGCGCAGCCGTCTCGCTGTAGCTGTTCGTTTCGCTTCCTTGTCTTTGTTGGCTCCCGCCATGATCGCCGGTACTGCGCACGCCCAGTCTACCGAGCTGAACAAAGTAGTGGTTTCCGCTGCGGGTTACGAACAAAAAGTAACTGACGCACCGGCCAGTATCAGTGTGGTTACCACCGAAGAGCTGGCTAAAAAACCTTACACCACCTTGCTGGACGCGGTGCGTGATCTGGAAGGTGTTGATATTGGTGAAACCCGTGACAAAACCGGGCAGGGCACCATCTCCATGCGTGGTATGGGTTCTGATTACACCTTGATCCTGGTTGACGGCAAGCGCCAGAACAACCACGGTGATATTTACCCGAACAACTTTGGCGGCAACCAGTTTGGCCATATGCCGCCGCTGGATGCGATTGAGCGTATCGAAGTTATCCGTGGCCCGGCTTCTACTCTGTACGGTGCGGATGCGATGGGTGGTGTAATTAACATCATCACCAAAAAAGTAAGTGATAAGTGGCAAGGTTCTGTAACTCACAGTCGCACCTTCCAAACTGACGACAGATTTGGTGAAGACATCACCACGGATTTCAACGTAATGGGACCACTGATCCCTGGCAAACTTGGTCTGACTGTTCGTGGCAGTACCTATAATCGTCTGGCTTCAAACCCCACTTTTGCTGATGTGGTTTACCCCAACGGTGAAACAAGAACCCGTTCGCTCGGGTTTGGTAGTGGCGGTAAAACAGTAGAAAATGAAAACGAAGTGCTGGGGGCTCGCTTGTCATGGACTCCTACAGAAAACCAAAGTATCGCTTTTGATGTAGAGACCTCCAAGCAACAGTACGACAATGAGCCTCGTATTAATGATGATGGCGAATATGAGTATCCAGTAGGTACTGTAGATAACCTGACCAGTATTTGGCGCACTGGTAACTTCTGTAGTGGTGGTGTTGGCGCCAACCAGAATGCATGCCGCAATAATGGCGGTACGTGGACTCGCCGTGCTGATCCTCGTGCGGGCTATACCGGTGTTCAGGAATTCACTCGTGATACCTGGTCATTAACACATGAGGGAACATGGGATATCGGCAATAGTTTTGTGTCTTTGTCTCATGTTGAAACCAATAATGACGGGCGTACTCTGCCATTTACCGTTGCGGAGCGTCGTCACCTGCTGGAAATGATTGATGGAACTGGCGCCTACGCCGGAATGGAAGAAGCAGATCGTCGCAAACTGGCCGACTCGACTTTCTTGCCGCGCCCCAAGCGTGATCTTGAAAGCAGCCAGTACACTCTGGATGCCAAGCTGGATATGCCATTTGAGCTGGCTGGCCAACAACACATTACTGTTGTCGGTGCGCAGGTGATTCGTGGTGAGCTGAAAGATGGCGTATTCGGTATGGAAAGTGGCACACCTGGCGCGGTTCAGGACCACAACATGTACTCGCTGTTTGCTGAAGACACCTGGTATGTAATCAGTCCTTTCGCTATCACTGGCGGCCTGCGTTACGACGATCATGAAGTATTTGGTGATCACCTGAGCCCACGCTTGTATGGCGTTTATACGTTGAATGATAACTGGACTTTTAAAGGTGGCGTGAGCACGGGCTTTAAAACCCCCAAAACAACCCAGCTGTATGACGGTGTGGTCGGTTTTGGTGGTCAGGGCGCTTCTCCCATGTACGGCAATCCTGACCTGAAGCCGGAAACCAGCACCAGTACCGAGCTTGCTGTCTACTGGCAAACTGATGCGGGGCACAACTTCAACGCCACTGTTTTCCATAATGAATTTGACGATAAAATTGCTTCGCAGCCTTGTGGTCCCGCTACTAACATCACCTGTGCAAGTACTGGGCAGTATGCTGAGTTGGGTTATTCCACCAGCAACAAAACAGTGAACATTGATAAAGTTGTTATTCAAGGGCTGGAGTTGGCTGGTCGTTGGCAAATTGCCGATAAGCTGGCATTCCGCGCTAACTACACATTCACCGATAGTGAACAAAAAAGTGGTGTTAACAAAGGGCGTCCGCTGGGTAAAACGGCAAAGCATATGGCTAATGTGACGTTGGATTGGGACGCATCCGATAAGTTGAATGTATTCCTCACAACAGAATTGCGTTCCAAACGTTACAATGCTTTCAATACCGATCAGCAACGTGAGATTTTCTACAAAGATTACGAAGTGGTGCATTTGGGTGCGTCTTTCAAGGCCAGTGAGTTTGTTACGTTCAATGCTCGCGTAAACAATCTGTTTGACCGTGACTTCGCTACCTACGATTACTACTTCGTTGATTGTGAAACCGGTGCTGCTTGTCTGGACGGACAGCAACCTACGTTCGTTGATCACTACAACAACGTCGACAAGGCTCGTAACTTCTGGGTTAGTGTTAACGTAAGATTCTAA